The genomic stretch CAATTTTTGTTTGAGTATATGCTAAACAATATTGGTGGTATAATACTACAGAGAGGTAACATAATACTATtaagaattttaatttatttagtaATATGAAGTAATCATTGAGTGTTGGATCTTGAGGTGTAAAATAGCAAGAATCATTATATATTTTACAATTTCATATATATGGGTgcattttaataattaatatcatagataattatttgaatattaataattgaattaaGATCAATagtcatatttatagttgttaattaatatttttaaaaataaattttgattttttaaatttttagaaagTTTATCGATgaaaaaagtatatttattatgaaaatataatattataaacttttcatttttcaaatacataTCAAATATAGCTAGTGTTTTTATTGGTTGgacacaacattaattatggcaaaaaaaaaataactaaattcgaaattaatataaaaaaatatatatttaactaTTGGTAACTTGCTATATCAAGTCACTATGTTATCAAATCACAGTAGAGAAGTCTTACgcttgtgtgtatatatatatatatacttccaATATCAATCTGGGTATATGGTCTTACGTTCGACTGTTCATTAATAGGTTGAGTTAGCACAGTTAATGCTACGTACTACCCTCATTCATTGCATAAAACTTTCCTGAACACTcctctatataaaaaaaaaaccctctCACTCTCACCGCTATCTCTCACTCCTCACCAGTCCAAATTaaccaatctctctctctctctcactctctctccctctctaaatatatatatatatatatatatgtttatatataatgGCTCCAAAAAACGAAGAATCATCAAAAAGAGTAATGAACAGAGGAGCATGGACTGCCGAGGAAGACAAAAAACTTTCACAGTATATCAAAATCCATGGTCCAAGCAGGTGGAAGACTCTCGCTATCCAATCAGGtttatttcattattattttattagctactatatttaatttattagtaATTATAAATTAGGTTAGCCAATGTAAaccattattaattaatatatatttacagGTTTAAATCGATGTGGGAAGAGTTGCAGATTGAGGTGGTTAAATTACCTAAGACCCAACATTAAGAGAGGCAACATAAGTGAGGCTGAAGAGGATTTGATACTGAGGCTCCATAAACTATTAGGAAACAGGTTCCAATTCAAATCTTTataataatactataaatacatttatatatactTCATTtcttatgatatatatataatacacttTCAACATAAAGTGGTTAAAATCACTAGAATAAAGAgagtttagaaaaataaattattatttttttaatgtttttggaaaaaaattcttttataattattttcaaattaacaTCACATATATATAGGGAAAATACTAGTTTGAGCTCTGTGTTTTTCTTAAATACGCGATCGGtccttatgttttgttaaatgacaattcggatcctaatagatcaaaatagtaccttataccAAATTTTAGTAAAAAcgaattcaaatataatatttcattctcagcTCCTCGACCACTTTCTCTGAAATTATCGCATCACTAACGACCCGAGAACtaatcttataattaaaaataaccaAAATCGGGTCTAggatacttatttaatcaattttgtaaaacacaagatctaaattgtcatttaacaaacgTAGGAACCGATCGCGTATTCGAGAAAAATACAACGGTTAAAATGATATTTTCCCATCGAACACACTCAATATCCtttgatttttgtaaaaaattatataattttacaAAACAACATTACAAACACCTATTTCACCTCATGTTgaatttaatttcaataattgaATTATCTAGCATTGTCAATATTctattattctataaatttatataatataatacttTATGACATGTAGTTTATGTACGTATAGGTGGGCTTTAATAGCCGGGAGACTTCCTGGCCGAACAGACAACGAAATAAAGAACTATTGGAATTCTCACTTAAGCAAGAAAATAAATCAACCGGAGAATTCACGGCGGCAACCTTTGGTGTTGCAACAGCCACCGCCACCACCACAAGAGACTGCTCCGCCGCCAAAGGTCCGGGAAGAAGAAGGCAAAGGAAATGGGAACAACTTTGAGTTGAACTTTGATATGAATGAGTTGATTGACTTCTCAGCCGGAGGTAATTTCTATGAGTTAGAGTGGATGAACACGTTTCTTGATCGGCCCGATGACGACACTCACGGTCTTAAAAACGCTCATAATTAGTGGATGATAATTTTTTGCTTTTATTTTTAGTTAGACGATCAATTTCATTGTCATTatttcaacaaaaacaaaaaaacactATTGCCATTaccttttacacatagaaataatatatatatatatatattttgaaattacgtagaaataataattaatgccAAGTCATTAATGTCTtataatttcttttttatttgaaataaaattcaatTCCAATCAAATAAAAGATTATGatattttcttcttattatttttaataattatttattaaaggATAAATATCATTTTAGCTCATATGTTGTGCAAAAGTTACCAATCACATcttctattttgttaaatgacaatttgaatCAACATTTTGCAAATTAGAACAAAATAATAAGCtgaattatataaatattttttcaatatGAACAACCTACTCTCATGTTTTATTAAATATTGAATTTTGAATTATactaaattaatttaaaatattaaagattgattttttaaaaaataaaataaaataaatgaatttaaaaacTAAATTAAACTGTATTattcaagaacaaaaaaaaaatgtatccAAAAAATCATAAATTTCAAGAACATATTAAATCTGAAGATACTTATCAAATACAAACCCATTAATCTAAAAAATCTTAAATCAAATTAAGCTTGAGCATGAATATAGCTAAGAGTTCGATACCAACTCAATACAAACCCAACAGTTTTAAGATCAAAATACCATTACAACTCAATCAATATCCAGTTAAACCcataaattttaaaaagaaaataccaATACAACTCAATCAATACCATTTGAGCTAAGCAGGTGATGTAGGATACTCAGATCAACGAACTCTGACAGAGAAAGCACATGTGAACTACGCCCGTCCCTCTCATGCATCGCCCCACCAAATGCCATCAGCAAATTCGATGGCGAAGAGCACCACATGAAGCTGCCTAGATTCATCTCACCCCAGCAAGCCCCAAATCTCAAACTTCAACCCATCCCTAGCTCACAACAGATCACTGCTTTCATCTTTGGCTTCAGATCTCACCCCAAATAGATCTCACGCCCCTTAACTCCAACCCCAACCCCAACCCAAAATCTTGTCCCTCGATTTCTCTATGTCCTTATTTGTTCCCAATCGCACATACTGATGCAACCACTCCAACCTCTATTGACGAAGAAGGAACCATTCTGTACTGTCACAAATTCCCTAATGTGATTAATGCTtgaattagggggccaggagggtcataattgatttattatgcaattacgtgattaaatgcgtgattatatgatgatatgatgataatttcctatctgtatatttatgtgcatgtttatgatttatggatgaatccacattgtaatgtggatatgttcgagctattcagcatgagacgattctagaacgcaagttagcggtttggtcataacgggattaatttctaGGCTCGGGGTAAGtttgggggtaatttgatgcttcgtacattaccgggaatgaacaggtaatggttatgatttaattattatttgagaatattgggaataacgagaatttgagggcgttaattatgattagtgggataagtgggaaatgattGTTTTCCCCTTGGGTGGCTGTATAGGAATTAATTGGGCTTAGGGGGATTTTGGTGTTTTGACCGTGGGATATGTTTAAATTTAGAGGGTTGCAGAAAGGTTAAGGCTTAAGGAAAAAACAGAGCAGCTTGTTTTCTCTTTCACgatcatctttctctctctctctcttgggttGTGATTTTTGGAgtaaacttgaggattcaagctagaagatacttaggaccttagttcaaccattgaaggggaaTCAATTCTCAGTTTAAGGAAAGGTTTTCAGCTGAAGTTTAAGGTTattgttttgttttaaggttatgtttaagctttgaattttgatTGTAGAATTGGGTATTTGGTGAGGTTTCAAGTGTttcaaagcttaggttttgttggttgaatgatggatatgTTGTGGTAATATTTGGTTGAGATTTTGGGATTGAATTGGTGAAGGTTTTGgctggtttgaattgagaaaaagGCAGGGGAGTTGGGTTTGCAGAGtcaagttgtaacgacccaactattctagaccttggacaatcaataactactatactaatcctaagaaaacgtacatatgaaaacaccataactttatttaaaactgtaaagtaaaggtttaaatacataaaaatctcacttaggatatgggatcccattgttttgaaaataaaacaaaacataacttaaataaattggttacaacattaagtgcggaaaaataatacatagaaatcataactaaaagacttaaaaacttcatcctctaattgaacgcgcaatccaccgattccatcctgcctcaatacacatccccaagctgccaagaaccttcctgccaccataactattttcttgcacatataaaacataaaggaatgagcctaatgcccagcaaggaaaatctactacaagcatgaaacatatacatacacataaactataaactataaaatgtaaactataatcatataactgtataaatacaacatctattataatggccatcatacttcttgggacttgctagctaagcaatcatatgcccataaatttacggggctagttatctaaacaagtcatataaatttatggggctgttatctaaacaatcatatgcccaagaaatctattattgggacttgttatctaaacaagttatttatTTGTTATCTAGATAAaatatgtgattgttatctaaaaaaTTCATATACTAgaaacatatcatacttataacataaacatatatcaataacataaaatcatacaaatctaccatattttccttaccaataaccgggatgtgagaacaagatcggaactttggaacactcctaaaaaccataatagagaggtgagtatactaaggaaaagagatgaaaagaacgaactacaccatcgaaaagatacttaccaaaaagaatcttacgttcaagatcttagatgcctaaccaagaatagagaatacgagttaggatttgagtagagaaaaactataagaatcaatacagaaaggaactagaataaggaataccttgaatgcttctatgaccgaactatacctcgaaaccgaaatatactatgaaccttacttcctaagtgtttgataagcttataatgattaagcttataaccccaacccaagtgtttacactctaaagtaatcctagcagcttgtaggctctgaactcagcttgacgaatgaagaaatggctgggtactaggttctatttatagagttcaagaatgaaaagatcttcatttaacttgaataaaataatggctttttaattgaaaaaacatttgaataatcgttcagtataggctgaagactcggtcagaaatattatggacttatcaagaggttaaggattaaaatgagctcggtttcaaaatagttcaaaaatcatgcatcatagccaatatatcgcccatgctaggcaatatatcgcctattcTGATGCTCCTGAGGCTcatcgaggtggtcgtgcgaagctacgtgtttttcgtatccccgtatggcgatatattgccccgtagtgctgtgatatatcagcatacgctaaaatattatacacgtaattacactttttcagcctaatttgaattgagtaaacagccttgactaagtcttttaacgatttcaaagctgctggcagaccctaggattttcaaatattgctcttaataaacttattcctcaaaaatacttaattctcattaaacatgcacaagacaagtgttaatatcttattgggtctatctaaacattatagtataataaatatcaccttcataatcagtcatattaatcaaaccttaggttataattaatattcttaaactataggttaaacttataaaatctacaagtgttactacgagtgtccaactaagtcacggtttgaaccaaaatccacagtcataaaaatactacaactattactagctattactattactactactatctaactagctaagtaaagttcttggactctacaattctcccctactaaaaagaatttcgtcatCGCAATTTACTTACCACATAAatctggataccggccttgcatgtcttcctccaactcccacgttgcctctcgttcagaactattactccataggactttgactattggaataatTTTgaaccgtaactgcttcatccctctatctaggatgctaaccggtcgttcctcgtaactcaagtctttctagagttctatcgtatcatacttgaggacatgagatgggtctgacacatacttgcgtagcatggagatgtggaacacgttgtggctatctgctagggctggcggtaaGGCTAGtctacgcaactgctcccactttgtccaatatctcaaaaggacctataaattagggactaagtttgcctttcttcccaaaccactttacacctttcataggagatatcttcaggaagacctgatctccgaccttgaattccacatcgcgtcacttggcatccgcatagcttttctaacggctttgaaCAGCGAGCATACGATGTCTAATTAGTACTACTGCTTCTTGAGTTTTTCTAATAGCTTCgggaccgagaagctgcctttctcctacttcgtcccaattcaacggtgatcggcaccttcttccataaagcaactcataaggtgccatcccgatcgtggACTGGTAgatattattgtaggagaactctatcagcggcaagtacttattccatgatcctccaaaatcaagtacacaagcgcgtagcatatcctctaaaatttgaatcgtatgctcggactgcccgtctgtctgaggatgaaaagttatactaagacttaacttagtacccatggcttgctgtaaacttccccaaaatctcgatgtaaacaccgatcctctatccgatactatcgtcttggggatcccatgcaatcgtactatctcttggacatagatgtttgCATATTGGTCTTCCGTGTATGAAgttttaacaggcaggaaatgagcagacttggttagtctatctattactacccaagccgaatcatgctgcttattcgttcgtGGAAAActcgtcacgaaatccatagctatatcgtctcacttccattctggtatgctaagcggctgcaataagcctgcaggccgctaatgttctgctttcacttgctggcatactagacacttacacacaaactccgctatgtccttcttcatccccggccaccaatatattgcctt from Humulus lupulus chromosome 5, drHumLupu1.1, whole genome shotgun sequence encodes the following:
- the LOC133833965 gene encoding transcription factor MYB123-like, translating into MAPKNEESSKRVMNRGAWTAEEDKKLSQYIKIHGPSRWKTLAIQSGLNRCGKSCRLRWLNYLRPNIKRGNISEAEEDLILRLHKLLGNRWALIAGRLPGRTDNEIKNYWNSHLSKKINQPENSRRQPLVLQQPPPPPQETAPPPKVREEEGKGNGNNFELNFDMNELIDFSAGGNFYELEWMNTFLDRPDDDTHGLKNAHN